GCCCGGTCTTTGGGGCTTGTGGATTTGCAGTCTCTCATTCACTCTGTTGAGAAAGGAGCTATTCTAATTCCTAGTATGGGAGTTGCTTATGTCATCACAGGAAAATTACATGACAATTAGAAAAATGAGACCAAGTACACAGTTACAGATACAGACATGGTTTTAGATGGCTCAAATTAGAGGCAAGAAAGCGGAAGTATGAACTAGCAACGGGAAGCGTGTTCTTCTTACTGAATAATATTAGTACAAAACGAAGTAAAATTTTGGAGTGTATGATTACAATGATCATTTTGTTCTTAAGGAAAAATCCCAATTGTCTGATAATAGAGAGTAGCTCACAATGGACCAATCCTCCCACAGACAACAAATATAAACCAGTGGGTAAATGTAAAATACTATcttggtttaattaaaaaaaaatacacataactgttccaagtaaaaattataacattataacTAAAGGACAAGGGGGTATATGGAAACTTATGGTTGAAAggtttttatatttcacatgATATGGTACAAAACTAATCCTAAATAGTTTGTGAAAAGTTAAGGCTGTATATTATAATCCCTAGAGTAACCATTAAAAAGATGCAAAGAAGCAcagctattgggttggccaaaaagtttttttttttttttcctctgtaagaCAGCTCTAGTAGCCCTTagctggaagactgtaaaaggcacctggaacagttctttacTCAAAAAgataagttttgggaagatggaattatgaagttgcctgaaaaatggcagaaggtagtggaagaAAACGGTGACTACGTTGactacgttgttcaataaagttcttggtgaaaatgaaaaatgcatctttttacttaaaaaccaaaggaactttttggccaacccaataaaaagaCAGTAGAGAGGGGGGTAAAAAAACAGATGgaacaaggagaaaataaatagcaaaatgttaaatgtaaatcCAGTCATGTCAATAActacattaaaatgtaattagacttaaaaatgtaagtggactaaacATGTCAGTTGAAAAGCACagaggggcttacctggtggcgtggtggctgagagtccacctgccgatgcaggggacaggcgttcgtgccccggtccgggaggagcccacatgctgtggagcggctgggcctgtgagccatggccgctgagcctgcacgtccagagcctgtgctccgcaacgggagaggccacagcagtgagaggcccgcgtaccgcaaaacaagcGAATAatcaaaaaaaacacagaaaggatAAAAAAGCCTAGTGCTATACTAATGttagataaagtagacttcaaaaCAAGGGGTGTTACCAGAAATAAAGGGGggcatttcataatgataaacaGTCAATTCAGTAGAAAACCATAAATATGTATGCAACTAACATTACTTCACAGTACATCAAGTAAAAATTGATAGAATTTAATCCACGATCATAGTTGGATATGTTAGcactttttctttcagcaattgATAGAATTAATTAGACAAAAAGTGTAAAAGGACATATTGcccagcttgtcaatttctgttgacatttatagaacactacaAGCAGTAACTGTAGAAAATACATTCTTTGCAAGTGCACATAATACATTTAGCAAGACAGACCAAATGCTGGGCCATAAAATAAGTCTCAAACGTCAACAGATTGAAATTTCCAGAATATGTTCTCTATACACAATGAAAttgtattagaaattaataatGATATCTAGAAAACCtacatatttggaaattaaacacacaTACTTGTaataaggaagaaatcaaaagagaaattagaaaatattttgaactgaatagtGAAAACAAAATTTGTGGGGTTCAGTTAAGAGCTGTGCTTATAAGGAAACTTAGAGCTATAAATGCTTCTATTAGAACAAATGAAAGGTAGAAAATCACTGATAAAGGTTTCTAccttaagctaaaaaaaaagcaaaataaacccaaagtacagaaaatattaaagaaaaatctaagaaGCTGAAAGTTCTATGAaaaaacacacacgcacaaaaaTGGACAAATCCCTAGCTAAACtgatgaagggaaaaaagaggagacaaattaccaatatcaggaatgaaagaggggataGCATTACAGGTCCTGTACAACATGGAAAAGATAAAGGAAtgttatgaaaaattttatgatAATAAAACAACTTGGATGTAATAtacaaaatctttgaaaaatgcaACATACCCAAACTGAAACAAGATGAAATGTAAAGGCTTCATAGGTCCGATCAAAGGAATTGAATCTGTAAATCAAATCCTACCCTAAGCAAACTCTTGGCTCAGATGATTTCACCAGTGAATTCTATTAAATCCAGtcttacaaaaatttttaaaaaacaggatcAAGAACTTCCCATTAtgccatgaagaaaatgaaagtcaaTCTACAGATTGAGAATATATTCACAAGatacatctgacaaaggactgatatccagaaaatacaaaaactcctacaactcaataatataAAAACTAATAACCCAAACAACAACATACacaaaccaaatgaaaaaaaaactgggcAAAAAATTTGGACACCTCACAAAGATACATGAAAGGCCAGTAAGCATGTGACAACGTGCTCAATGTccatcatcaaggaaatgcaaaataaaaccacaatgaaataccactgtGTACAcatcaaaatggctaaaattaaacaaTGACAACTCTAAATACTGGCAAGAACAAGAAACAACCAGAACTGTCATGCATcattggtgggagtgtaaaatgggcCATCCgctttggagaaaggtctgtcACTTATCTCATGATATACATTCttcccagcaattctactcccatGTATTAcccaagaggaaggaaaatgCCCACACAGACTTGTCGATaacattattcataaaagccCCAAACGGAAACACCATAttcacagtggaatactatttagccacAAAAGGCAACAAACTACATGCAACAACATAATCTCAAAAACACTGTGCTGAACGAAAAGGGTTTTTacagctacagtaattaaaacagtatggtactggcacaaaaacataaatatagatgaatggaccaggatagaaggcccagaaataaacccatgcacttatgatcaattaatctaccacaaaggaggcaagaatatacaatggagaaaagaaagtctcgtcgataagtggtgctgggaaaactggacagctacatgtgaaagagtgaaattagaacatcctctaacacaacaaaaataaactcaaaatggattaaagacctaaatgtaagactggatactataaaactcctagaggaaaacataagcagagcactcttcgacataaattgcagcaatatctttttggatctgtctcctagagtaatggaaataaaaacaaaaataaacaaatgggacctaattaaacttaaaagcttccaaacagcaaaggaaaccataaacaaaacgaaaagacaaactacagaatgggagaaagtatttgcaaacgatgcaactgaaaaggggttaatttccaaaatatacaaacataacagctcaatatcaaaaaaaaaaccccaaacaacccaattaaaaaatgggcagaagatctaaaaagacatttttccaaacaagacatacagatggccaaaaggcatgtgaaaagatgctcaacatcgctaattagagaaattcaaatcaaaactacaatgaggtatcacctcacaacagtcagaatggccatcaaaaagtctacaaataacaaatgctggagcgggtgtggagaaaagggaaccctcttgcactactggtgggaaagtaaattgatacagccactatggagaacagtatggaggttccttaaaaaactaaaagtagagctaccatatgatcctgcaatcccactcctgggcatatatccagagaaaaccataatttgaaaaggtacatgcacctcagtgttcattcactgcagcatgatttacaatagccaagatatggaagcaacctaaatgtccatcgacgggtgaatggataatgaagatgtggtacatatgcacaatggaatattactcagccattaaaaagaatgccatttgcagcaacatggatggacctagagattaccatactaagtgaagcaagccagacaaagacaaatatatgatactgcttatatggggaatctaaaaaactgatacaaataaacttatttataaaacagaaagactcacagacatagaaaacaaacttagggttaccaaaggggaagcgggggagataaattaggagtttgggattaaaatatacacactactaaatataaaatagataatcaacaaggacctactgtatagtacagggaactctactcagtattctgtaataacctataatggaagagaatgtatcactctgctgtatacctgaaacgaacacaacattgtaaatcaactatatttcaacaaaaatttttaaaaaaatcagtgaggagacataaaaaaataaaactgaagaaaagagcTTTATACAAAAGGactaaatactgtatgattccatttctatgaagttccagaacaggcaaaactaatttatggTGAAAAAGATTATAGTGGGTGCTTCAGGGGGCTGGGGTTGAGGGTGAGGCTGAGTATAACTTGGAAGTAGCCTGAGGGACCTATCTGAGACGATGGAAGCATTCTGTATCTGGATAGGCACTTGGGTTAGATAGGTATATACTTTTCTCAAAACTTACCAAATGGACTTAAAATTTGTAGTTTCACTGTTTGAAAATCTTTACCTaaagaaagagcaaaaaataaaatgttaaattatcaTTGTGGTAGCTTTTCAATGATTTTCAGTAGTCCTAAAGACACCCAGAAAATTGCCTGTTCAGTTTACTAACTGACAGTTATTAAACTTTTACGTACATGCCACATACTGTGCTAATACTTTGCTCCACATTCCTCTTTAATTAAGAACCCTATGAAGGTAAGGACCCTTATTagcccagttttacagatgaggaaaaatgaGGCTCAGGAAAGGTACCTTGTCCAATGTCATACAATACTCACCACCTCAAACTCTGCACAGAATTTGAATTTCTTCTGCTGATGAATAATTACCTCTGCCCCACTCAAACTTGACAGAGTAagagaataaaatgcaaactaaatCTGCGCAATAAATATTACTGATTTTTGGCTGAATTCTTATCTCCTGACAGTGTTTTGTGTGCTGCAGCTTTTCCCTGGGTGTTAAATCAATTTCAAGGGAATGCAAGAGTGTTAGAACATTTTTAGGAAGGATCATTTTTCACCAGGCACCCTTTCCAGTATAGGGGATTTTCAAGCTTTTCTTCTTCATATAAAATCATACATGGAGATCTCTGTAAAATATAGTTCAAAGCAAAGGGGCCTGAAGCTCCACCTCTTGTTTCTCCTGCCTTTCCAACTCACTTCTGCCTCCACCTGTCTGTCCTGGGTGATACAGCCCAGTTAATCTTACTTCCAAAGCTTAGCCTACTTCTCAACAAGGTGGGACGTTCACAGAGGGATGCATGTATATTcgtatctacacacacacattcaggaATACAGAAAGTTTTACAAAacaatacttaaaataattatccCCATAATGTATGATGCATTTTGATACTTTCTATAAACACCAAGTTGATTTAGTAATGATTAATCGTTCAAAACCCAccttttgaaaaacactgctctgAGGTACATGCTGCCCACGTCTCCTGAACGCCTTCCTCGACATCACCAGTGAAAACTGGAGAAATGTTGAGAATATGCTAAGGACAGGGGCTGCCTGTAAGAAAAAGGTCACATGGAGAACACTGCTGCTTAGGTTTAGAACGTAAGTGATGAGTTATTCTAACTCTTCTTGGGAAAATAGAAATCTCTTCTCACTTAAGCTTTTCTAAAAATAGACTAGGAAgtggtttaattatttttaattgagctTCAAGGCAGACTGATGAGGTAGCAGCCAGAGATTTTCTTAATAAGCTACTTGCTTTGAATTTCAAGCTGCATAATTCCCTAGGCTTGTCTTTGAAGGAGTAATCAAGCCTTTCCTTCTCATGCAAGGCAGGGGGGAAGGTCGTAAATGGAGAACTTGAGCTAGCTTTGAGATTCCAGAAGCTGCTGCTGTGAGCCCAGCGTGAATGATTACCTGTGACCTAAGCTGGCCTGCCACCAGCTGACACGTGTCTATACTGCTCTTTGAACGTACTGAGAAGGCTCACCACACTCTTTCCAACTGCTGGGTCATACTGGCTCGAGTACTTGATACTAGTATcttgtcactttatttttttaattttaattttcttggctgcactgcacagcatgtgggaccttagttcccagaccagggatcaaacctgtgcccctgcattggaagcatggagtcttaaccactggcctgccagggaagtccctctgctgtCACTTTAAACCAGAAGACAGACCTACAGCTCAGACTCAGTGTGAGGGGCTGCCTAACCTAGTGATGGGGAAGACAAGATAATCAAACACCTCAAGAGCAGAGGAATATGTAAGTCACAAGTCAAGATCAAAATGATTTATGGCTCCAGAGTCGTGGTAGAAATGAAATCAATCACAAACAGACTTCACATTCCTGAAAcgtaaattgtttttaatatttaaaagcacGCTGAAGTCTCcttgatttataaaaaataaatacataacatgACAAACTTATTCATGATCCTGGGACCCTTATGAGGTCAAACTCTTTAATGGATGTGATGTGTCAATGTAAAACACACATGATCTGTTATACACCCAGAAGCATATTCCAGTTGCAAGATGCCTTCAAGGATCAGAAAGAACATAGATCAGTCTTCTACTGCAGAAAGCACGTCCAGAGCTGGGCGATGAGGTTGGGCCCAGGCACAGGAGCCTCTGACCAGCCAGCCTACAGTTAAGGAGCCAGGGCAGGAAGGTGCAGCCCTTCAGCTCACAGCCCCACCCTGCAGGCCAGGCAGGCTCCTCAGCTGCAGAGTGACCGGCTCCCTCAAGGGAACCACGAGGCTCCCAGCCTCTGCTGTGTCTCTGACGCACAGGAGGGCCTGTTTTGTCCTTACTTGTGGCTCTGTCCTAAGTTTGAGAGCAGAAGACTGAGAAGGTGTGctcattaaattttttcattagaACACTGAATGGAAATCATGATCCTGCCATGAGCGCTGAGCTGAGAGAACGCGAGAACTCACACTGCACTTTACCAGAGACATGGGAGCGGGTGAGGGAGCACGCACTCCCGAGGTTGGCAAGGAGGAGTGCTTTCTCCAAACCGACATGCTCTCGAGGGTAAAGAAGTCAGGCCTAAAACACTTGAAGAGGGGATCTGGGAATCAAGTTTTCACCCCTGTAACacacaacataaaaaaaaaaacaacaaaaaacaagaagaaaaatccaGTCTTGTTAGTAAATAGCTGAATTTTGATTAAAACCTGAAATGTTTCTGTGTAATCGTCAACTGGCTGGAATGTATCTGGTACAGTTTAATCTGCTGTTGTTTCTTTGGCTGTCTTCCAACTAGATCTAGAAACGGTTTTGACACTCTCAATCCTGTTTCCCAAACCACTTAATTCCTGTCATTCTTAGGTTGGCTAGTTTTCCTCCTTCAGAAAAATGACCCACAACAATCTTCCAACTAGTGAGGGTGTACTTCTGAATAGAAGAGTCCTTCGGCTGAAATGGCATCTCCGAGGCCCACAGTTCGAACAGGATCTTTACACACCAACACTGGTGTGAAGTGGAAGGACACTCCCTCCCTGTGCCATTCGACCACTGGCTCGTTTGGGTTTAACATGACCCTGGAGCCATCCGCCGAACGGGAGGTCATGAACTCACGGGGCGCCTTCAGAGACACTCGGCGGGTGTCTATGGTTTCTGTCGCGCAGGCCTGTGTCCCGGCCACGCGAGCTCCTGCAGCCACGGCCGCCAGCTGGTTGGCCCAGTGTCCGTCCACAGTTGCCAGGATGTGGTAGGCCAGCGTGTGGAAGTGGATCCTGGTGAGGTCTGAGGCTCTGCTTTCACTCTTCCCATGTTCCTTCAAGATCCAAAAGAGGATGTCGCTGACCATGCCCACATCAGGAACACCGGtccaggaagagagggaagagtgAGGTCCAGATGCCGACTGGCTGAGAAATAACAGCTCCTGTTCATTCAGCCCAAGGGAAGTCACGGCAGAAAAGACCtgctaacaaaaacaaaatgcggGTCTTTTTCTGATGGACATCTAGCTCCCAAGTATCCTAGGACACAGCCGACGACTAACGTCAGGGAAGGCAGGCAGGGCCGGCATCTTTCTTCTTTACCACAAGACTCCCTGCTCCTGAAGTCTGTGGGGGGAAGTGACAGATCAAGGTCCCTATTTTGGCTATTACACCTCTATCTCCACGCTCATCATCACTTGCGGTCAACTGGAAAGTTGCAGTAACTCTGTATTAGAGCCAGTCTTCTGTTTATATGCTGGAATACAAAGGCAGAGGGGTACGCTCTGTACTGCTTTCCACGGTGCCCAGTTTCTGCCTCTGCACACACAGCAGAGGCTCTCACCACCGACGGGGCCTGACTCTCAGTTCCTGAATGTCAGCAGGTGTCACACCAGTACAGTGGAGAAGCCCACAGGCAGGGTTGTAAGGGTTCCTCGCACACAACACCAAGAAGCAAGGAGAGTGGCTTCACGTCTGATCTAAGCTTTCTAGGCAGGTGTGGGTTAGGAAGACTGAATTTAGTAATAACACTGTGTGTGAAAGGGTACCAAACAAGAGCCATGGTTTTCTATCTTGAGGGGTACCACTATGTCCACCTTGCTTTCTTTCTTACTTAGCACTTCCTTCCTTAGAGCCAGGGACCTGAATAAGGTGAATGTTTGTGCAAGAGAGATGAGCCCTGTGGGTATGCAGGGGTGTGTCTGCACGcgcatatatttttttaaaaatcaagggcctgggaatcccctggcggtccagtgtttaggaccccgcactttcactgccgagggcgtgggttcaatccctggttggggaactaagatcctgcaagctggcacggtgtggcaaaaaaaaaaaaaaaaaaaaaaatcaagggccTGTCCCTTTGCTAATGTAACACCACTTCCGTTTACTGCATGTTCTGTTACACATTGAGCTACTGGCTCTATTTCATTCACTTCTCACTGTAATGctctgagggaaggagggattgcctccatcttacagataaggggaccgaggcttagaaaggttaagtagACAGttacacagaaaatgaaataaaaatggctttttaaagaagtgaaaaaataacctcaaaaagagaaatatgagaataaaaattataccgaatgggacttccctggcagtccagcggttaagactccgcgtttccactgcagggggtgcaggttcgatccctggtcagggaactaagaccccacatgctgcaagttgtggccaaaaagtaaaaaagaagaaaaaacaaaagatactgaaaaacaccaggagtgaaccctaatgtaaacgaTGGACTTTGCGTGATGTTGACATGTGAATGTAGGCTCACTGACTGTTGCAAACGCCCCACTCTGGGGCAGGGGATGTTGATGGGGGAGGCGCTGGGTGTGGAGGGCAGGGGCTACATGGGGCTCTACATTCTGCTCACCTGTGCTGTGAACCTAACACTGCCCTGAAAgtagtctattaaaaaaaattattctgaaatacCACTTTTTACCTGTCAGACTGGTCAGAAAGCATGTTTTTAATCACATTCCAGTGGCAAGGATATGAGGAAACAAGCACTTGTAGAGAATTCTAGTGGAAGTAAACTGGTACAGTGCTCATGGACGAGAATTCTGCAATATCAAACTTACAAATGCTTTTTGTGCCCcaatctagcaattctacttctgagaaCTTATCATACACATGTACCTGCTCATGGGCAAAATAAACTCATGTACAAAGTTACTTGCTGAAGCGCTGTATGGGACAGCAAAGGGCAGACAGCCAAATGCCCAGCTTTGGTTGGAGTTAAAGACACTGGATGTACCACACGCTTCTTCTAACCAAGTGATGACAAAGAGGAGAGCTCCAAAACTCATCcagtgaaaaaaagcaaagtgtaCAACAGTGTATGCAGTATGCTATGCTATCTTTGGGGGTAAAAAGGGATGAAAAAATAAGGCTATATTCCCATATTTACTTATATACGTACACAATACCTCTGGAGGGAGCAGGTGAAACTAGTAAAGAGGTTACTAACAGTGGATACAGGGGGCAGGAGGAAGCGAGActtcatgaatatattttaatattttttgagttttgAACCACATGAATATATTACCCattaaagaggttaaataacaataaatgaaAGGTTAACTAACCTGCCTAAGTTCACAAAGCTAGCGAGTGGCAAAGCTGGCATTCCAACCCGGTttccaaagtctgtgctcttaagCACCGCACTCTTGGATTTATCTGATCATTGCTACTGTCGAAAGGCTGAACACCTCAGGGCCTGACGGTGAGGGAGTGAAGCGCCCCCCCAAACTTCCTTTCTCTGAACTTCTTGAAGTTCAACTGAAAGCACCCAAGTTGGGctttcagttttctcctttgagTTCTGCTGCAAAAGGCATTCACTTCTGACTTCCCCattccagaaggagaaacacACCCCAAGAGCCCATCAGCAACACCGCCATATTCCTAATCTAGTAGGAGATCCTGTTCCAGCACAGTCCTGGCTCCTGGACTTGGATCTCACGGACCCAGGTCTGAGTGAGACAACACCCACACCTCAGTGACCCCCCGTGCTGCCCGTGGGTTACCTGATGCACAATGCTGCTCATGAGCTCCCTGTTGGTCATGCTGGCCAGCTCCAGGTGAACTGGAATACCCGTGGGGATGTCAGAAATGGCGGTCATGACCTGCAGAGACAAGAGGAGAGCACTGCCATCAGAAACAGAAGGAAGTCAGGCAAGAGGGAAGGAACAGGTCCCGAGAGGCAGTGCATCCTCATGAAAGCTCCCGGCCACGTGGGCGGCCACAGACACTGTGGACAAGGGAGGCTTTTCCCAACAGGGAAAACCAGGCTCTGCAGAGAGGCACTGGGGTTAAGGACTCAGAGAGCACAAGGAACCGCCCCTAAACGTTCACGCAGCCAGCCTCTTCCTGGGGACCTAAACTGAGCAGTCAGTTTCAACTGCTGTGTGAATCTGCAGCACAGCTGATGTGAATGAGATGATACAGAAAACACGAAGGACACAAACTACAGACACTGCAGTCTGCAGCCACGTTCAGCTTAGCACAGGAAGCAGAGGCTCAGGCAAGACGATGTTCTGATCTGTCCTACTCAAGATGCTGCCCGTGCCTGAGAGAACCCCATGAGGAGCCTCGCTGGAGTGGGAGGCAGGCTTCTCGGCTGCCACGACACGTCCCGGGAGGCCAGGACCCAGGGCAAGGCAGCGCAAGCTGCAGGGGCTGAGAGAGGCAGGGATCTGAAGGAAAATGCTAGCTGCGATCTGTGAAATCCCGTAACAGTGCTATTACCTCCAAGAGTCTCTTCCTCTGGAACTCCTTGCTTTGTCCCTCCATCATGTGCAATCCAGAGAGGACCACCAGGTCTGGCTGAAACTCCTCCAGGCTAGACACAAACACCTCCAGCATATTCATGGCCCCGTTGGAGAGGTCGTGGGAGAAGATGAATCGGTTGGCATGGGGAGCTTTTAACTGGCCCCACTCCTCCCCTAGAAAAGCCCAGTCAACAcaatgggaagaaaaggaagaggcttTAAGTCTCCTAGCTGTGCGGGGGCTGGCGGGGGCCTCACTGGAGCCTTGGCTCTGGGCAGGCTGGCCTCTGGCTGAGTGGGCCCCGGATGCCATGGCCTAAGGGAAGCATGGTGCCGCAGCCAGGAAGATGGTGGTCAgaaagaaacaaacccaaaaccccaaccccagccccacaaaaacacagaaacacagcACGGGTGCTGTGTGCCTTTGTCAAGGAGCTGGCAAGTAGCTCCCCTCGAGTCCCAGGGAAGTTCTCCTGTCCAAACACAGGATGCCCGTGTCCCTCCCAGTCGCAGAGCACAACTTCCAAACACTGGTGCACAGTGGGCACCATGCGGGTCTCCGAACGTAGGACATGCTGCCTTTCCCAAAGCACCTTCCACCTCACAGAAACGCCCCAGCACCTGTCATTTAGCTGGGACCTAAGGAGGCTAGAATGACTGTACCTCCTCCTCCCTGCCGCCCACTGGTGGTTCCTGGGCACTGGATCCAGAAGCTAAGAGTATCTGGCTGCTCTAGCCTCCCGTGAGCGAGCTGCTTTGgaataatgaataatgaataaaagaCTAAGTTCAAGTGTTACTACCGCCTGAAAGGGTTGCCAACTGCTCCAGCCTGAGGTGTACTTTCACTGCTTTGAGGATCCAGAGATTCTCCTTTACGTGGTTTGGTGATTCATCACTTTGCTTTGAGTCCTCTCTTCTACTATGTTAACTAGTATTCAAACTTGTATCATTACTTCACTTttcgcaggtttgtgccccatcCCCTCTCAACACTGTATGTCTCTGATTCCCACAGCCCAGTCACAGTCCCCTGCACAGATTTATCTGATCATTGCTACTGTCGAAAGGCTGAACACCTCAGGGCCTGACGGTGAGGGAGTGAAGCGCTCAGCGTTCACTAATCT
Above is a genomic segment from Tursiops truncatus isolate mTurTru1 chromosome 2, mTurTru1.mat.Y, whole genome shotgun sequence containing:
- the ADPGK gene encoding ADP-dependent glucokinase isoform X1; the protein is MALWRGSAYAGFLALAVGCVFLLEPQLPGSALRSLWSSLQLGPAPAPPGPGSPEGRLAAAWDALIVRPARRWRRVAVGVNACVDVVLSGVKLLQALGLNPGNGKDHTELRSRNDLKEAFIHFMGKGAAAERFFSDKETFHNIAQIASEFPGAQHYVGGNAALIGQKFAANSDLKVLLCGPVGPKLHELLDDNVFVPPESLQEVDEFHLILEYQAGEEWGQLKAPHANRFIFSHDLSNGAMNMLEVFVSSLEEFQPDLVVLSGLHMMEGQSKEFQRKRLLEVMTAISDIPTGIPVHLELASMTNRELMSSIVHQQVFSAVTSLGLNEQELLFLSQSASGPHSSLSSWTGVPDVGMVSDILFWILKEHGKSESRASDLTRIHFHTLAYHILATVDGHWANQLAAVAAGARVAGTQACATETIDTRRVSLKAPREFMTSRSADGSRVMLNPNEPVVEWHREGVSFHFTPVLVCKDPVRTVGLGDAISAEGLFYSEVHPH
- the ADPGK gene encoding ADP-dependent glucokinase isoform X4; translation: MGKGAAAERFFSDKETFHNIAQIASEFPGAQHYVGGNAALIGQKFAANSDLKVLLCGPVGPKLHELLDDNVFVPPESLQEVDEFHLILEYQAGEEWGQLKAPHANRFIFSHDLSNGAMNMLEVFVSSLEEFQPDLVVLSGLHMMEGQSKEFQRKRLLEVMTAISDIPTGIPVHLELASMTNRELMSSIVHQQVFSAVTSLGLNEQELLFLSQSASGPHSSLSSWTGVPDVGMVSDILFWILKEHGKSESRASDLTRIHFHTLAYHILATVDGHWANQLAAVAAGARVAGTQACATETIDTRRVSLKAPREFMTSRSADGSRVMLNPNEPVVEWHREGVSFHFTPVLVCKDPVRTVGLGDAISAEGLFYSEVHPH
- the ADPGK gene encoding ADP-dependent glucokinase isoform X2; its protein translation is MALWRGSAYAGFLALAVGCVFLLEPQLPGSALRSLWSSLQLGPAPAPPGPGSPEGRLAAAWDALIVRPARRWRRVAVGVNACVDVVLSGVKLLQALGLNPGNGKDHTELRSRNDLKEAFIHFMGKGAAAERFFSDKETFHNIAQIASEFPGAQHYVGGNAALIGQKFAANSDLKVLLCGPVGPKLHELLDDNVFVPPESLQEVDEFHLILEYQAGEEWGQLKAPHANRFIFSHDLSNGAMNMLEVFVSSLEEFQPDLVVLSGLHMMEGQSKEFQRKRLLEVMTAISDIPTGIPVHLELASMTNRELMSSIVHQVFSAVTSLGLNEQELLFLSQSASGPHSSLSSWTGVPDVGMVSDILFWILKEHGKSESRASDLTRIHFHTLAYHILATVDGHWANQLAAVAAGARVAGTQACATETIDTRRVSLKAPREFMTSRSADGSRVMLNPNEPVVEWHREGVSFHFTPVLVCKDPVRTVGLGDAISAEGLFYSEVHPH